ACGATCAACGACGCGACCCAGAACGCCTTCGACCGCGCGGGCGCCCTGCTCGACATGACCGAGGGCGAGGTCCGTTCGCGGTGTACGTTCACCGGCGGCGTCCAGATCGGTCGCCTGCCGGGGGTCGTCCAGCTCGACATGCTGGCCCCGATGGACGTCCTCGAACAGCGGGGGCTCGCCCACCTCGTGCGCGAGCAGTACGGCCTCTAACTCCTCACCCGCGGCCGCCCTGAACGGCCGGAAACAGCGTCAGCTCCGCGTCCGGCGGAACCGGCGTCTCGAGGGCCACGCGCTCGCCCTCGCGGGCGACGCGGACGCTCGGGCGCAGGTCGTCCCCGTCGTAGAG
The Salinilacihabitans rarus DNA segment above includes these coding regions:
- a CDS encoding MoaD/ThiS family protein → MELTVYGPLRAATGEKTVRVAFDGGIAADAVAAFVAAYPRARPYLYDGDDLRPSVRVAREGERVALETPVPPDAELTLFPAVQGGRG